In Diabrotica undecimpunctata isolate CICGRU chromosome 4, icDiaUnde3, whole genome shotgun sequence, a single genomic region encodes these proteins:
- the LOC140438627 gene encoding uncharacterized protein yields the protein MSEDERFQKVKAKKACLNCLASGHSASSCTSASNCAKCNRRHHTLLHFSNASTHNSNSSRLRTNQDSRSLPTRNTHFQNTRHSQDSQENHNSQNTRQSHNMHDTPNSRTHSNVSRDPNTQSETSSSPAIPRIANQSQSNDVYRASSLSTLSGKKEVLLQTACVTINDSHNNPVKVRCLTDSASQLSFITEELACRLKCIPYTKSLQISGISEICSTSNKMVDLNIFSNVNPTKHFTLSCAILPTITCKHPQITLDFNALKIPPNIHLADPEFCTPAEVQMLLGADVYFDLLTYGLIKLGPNLPTLTNTHLGYLVGGNVPQSSGSIDSYSILNIQENTQPRNEVSLFVQTQNTDSLVRSFWEIEEISSSTCTPKILTPSEQQAEDIFKSSLKILSSGRFQVDLPFKSPNEYKKLGESFFLAKKRFLNLEQKLIKSDQLYAQYKQFIHEYIALGHCRYVPLSTRNIHSDLKYFIPHHCVLKDSVTNKLRVVFDGSMKTTSNLSLNDIMLPGYTVQRELFDILINFRLFKYCIVADLRHMYRQIRVNPEQVFLLNILWRDSPQEDLKCLQLETVTYGLNNSGFLSTRCLKELAQKHSDKFPLASDALLNCCYIDDVLYGCNDFETLFEIHRQLTECLNLACFSLHKWCANSPEFLAGISHISNEASYVINPENNTNKILGLCWNSHSDHFSVLVPKVTVKDTYTKREVLSLIASIYDPIGLINPVVVSAKLIMRKIWLERSNWDDHLSPNLLTQWNLFLQTLPHLSNLKIPRLLQNSSNVTSIQIHGFSDASLSAYGACVYLRTSHENGFISCNLISSKSRVSPVKVVTLPRLELLGVLLLSNLVTKILSVLIPSQSQINSVNLWTDSEVVLAWINSHPSRWSTFVANRVTQIQELTSNHTWRHVRSKDNPADILSRGATPLQLLDCDLWFNGPQFLSDPYFDFNLFVYNGPSSINVDELPELKRVTHLIRKPDSQVYDALCNFSCFTRLQRAFAYCIRFIHNVRAKSHRRTGPVTPNELSSSELMIIKLTQSHFFSSEIQVLMDNRLLNDKSIRKLNPFLDSSQMIRVGGRLLFSDVSYDQKFPLLLPSKSHIVNLLLTREHRRLLHSGPQNTLSNVRLKFWPLDGLRQIKRIIQNCLTCYRFNAQVASQIMANLPRERVQIARPFINVGVDFGGPFPIQTSKLKRAPLTKAYMAVFVCLATRAVHVELISSLSTEAFLLTLKRFIARRGNPSIIFSDNGTNFLGAKNQLKELSELLLKGDTSESIRSFATSCQIQWKFIPPRSPHHGGIWEAAIKSFKYHLVRIMGNSNFTFEELSTVLSQIEAVLNSRPICALSDDPSDFSFLTPGHFLIGSNLMSYPELDLSDIQENKLSLWNKCTRIQQHMWKVWTRDYLNRLQNRPKWFTPQVGIKPDDLILLKDENSPPLKWPIARVVETYPGKDNKVRVVKVRTPEGLYVRSIAKLCPLPMTHLQEF from the coding sequence ATGTCTGAAGATGAGCGTTTTCAAAAGGTCAAGGCAAAGAAAGCGTGTCTCAACTGCTTGGCTAGTGGTCATTCAGCAAGCTCATGTACCTCTGCGTCAAATTGCGCTAAATGTAACAGGAGACATCACACATTGCTCCACTTCTCTAACGCTTCTACTCATAACTCAAATAGTTCTCGTTTGAGAACAAATCAAGATTCTCGTAGTCTACCCACTAGAAACACTCATTTCCAAAACACTCGTCACTCTCAAGACTCACAAGAAAATCATAATTCTCAAAATACTCGCCAGTCTCACAATATGCATGATACTCCAAATTCTCGTACTCACTCTAATGTATCTCGTGATCCCAATACTCAAAGCGAAACTTCAAGTTCACCTGCAATCCCACGAATAGCAAATCAATCTCAGTCTAATGATGTCTACCGAGCATCATCTCTCTCTACACTCTCAGGCAAAAAGGAGGTTCTACTCCAAACAGCATGTGTTACAATTAATGATTCTCATAATAATCCCGTTAAGGTTCGCTGCCTTACAGACTCAGCTAGTCAGCTTTCGTTTATCACTGAGGAATTAGCATGTCGCTTGAAATGTATTCCTTACACAAAAagtcttcaaatttctggaataTCCGAAATCTGTTCGACGTCGAATAAAATggtggatttaaatattttctcaaatgttaatcccacaaaacattttaCACTCTCTTGTGCGATTCTCCCAACCATCACTTGTAAGCACCCTCAAATTACATTGGATTTTAATGCTCTCAAAATTCCACCAAACATTCACCTAGCTGATCCAGAATTTTGTACTCCTGCCGAAGTTCAAATGCTGCTTGGAGCAGATGTTTATTTCGACTTACTTACTTACGGGTTAATAAAATTAGGCCCTAATCTTCCTACCTTAACAAATACTCATCTCGGTTATCTTGTAGGTGGAAATGTACCTCAATCATCTGGGTCAATTGACTCATATTCTATACTTAACATTCAAGAAAATACTCAACCTCGAAATGAAGTATCCTTGTTCGTTCAAACTCAAAATACCGATTCACTCGTACGGTCGTTTTGGGAAATAGAAGAAATCTCGTCTTCTACTTGTACTCCAAAAATCCTAACTCCTTCGGAGCAACAAgccgaagatatttttaaatcgtcACTTAAAATATTATCATCTGGTAGATTCCAAGTAGATCTCCCTTTCAAATCTCCCAACGAATATAAAAAATTGGGCGAATCGTTTTTCCTCGCAAAGAAGCGATTCCTAAACCTCGAACAGAAACTGATCAAGTCAGATCAATTATACGCACAGTATAAACAATTTATTCATGAATATATTGCACTTGGACATTGCAGATATGTGCCTCTCTCCACTCGAAATATTCACtctgatttaaaatactttattccTCACCATTGCGTTTTAAAGGATAGCGTAACAAATAAGTTGCGTGTTGTCTTTGATGGCAGTATGAAAACTACCTCAAATCTAAGTCTTAATGACATAATGCTTCCTGGTTATACGGTACAACGCGAATTATTcgatattttgataaattttagattatttaaatactgtattGTAGCAGATCTACGTCATATGTACAGACAAATTCGAGTAAATCCCGAACAGGTATTTCTGTTGAACATCTTATGGCGTGATTCACCTCAAGAGGATTTGAAATGTCTTCAACTTGAAACTGTCACTTATGGATTAAATAACTCCGGTTTTCTCAGCACTAGATGTCTTAAGGAATTAGCTCAAAAACATTCCGACAAATTTCCCTTGGCTAGTGATGCTCTTTTAAATTGCTGTTATATCGATGATGTGCTGTATGGCTGTAACGATTTTGAAACACTCTTCGAAATTCATCGTCAATTAACCGAATGTTTGAACCTCGCTTGTTTCTCGCTTCATAAATGGTGTGCAAACTCACCTGAATTTCTCGCAGGTATTTCTCATATCTCTAATGAAGCTAGTTATGTAATCAATCCTGAAAATAACACGAACAAAATTCTCGGCCTATGTTGGAATTCTCACTCCGATCATTTTTCAGTTCTTGTGCCAAAGGTTACCGTTAAGGATACCTATACAAAAAGAGaagttctttctttaattgcttCCATTTATGACCCTATCGGATTGATTAACCCTGTAGTGGTATCTGCTAAATTAATTATGAGAAAGATTTGGTTAGAAAGGTCGAATTGGGATGACCACCTCAGTCCAAATTTGCTTACACAATGGAATCTATTTTTACAAACACTTCCTCACCTCTCCAATCTCAAGATTCCTAGGTTGCTGCAAAATTCTAGCAATGTAACAAGTATTCAAATACATGGGTTTTCGGATGCAAGTCTTAGCGCGTATGGTGCTTGCGTTTATTTAAGAACATCACATGAAAATGGCTTTATCTCTTGCAATCTAATCTCCTCAAAGAGTCGTGTTAGTCCTGTAAAAGTTGTGACTCTTCCTCGATTAGAACTTCTAGGAGTATTATTACTCTCTAATCTTGTTACGAAGATTCTTTCTGTCTTGATTCCATCCCAATCTCAGATAAATTCTGTCAATTTATGGACAGATTCCGAAGTCGTCCTCGCATGGATTAATTCACACCCTTCTCGTTGGTCTACCTTTGTAGCCAATAGAGTAACTCAAATTCAAGAACTCACCTCCAACCATACATGGAGACATGTACGATCGAAAGACAACCCTGCGGATATATTATCTCGTGGTGCTACACCCTTGCAGTTGCTTGATTGTGATCTTTGGTTTAATGGTCCTCAATTTTTGTCAGATCCATACTTTGATTTCAACCTCTTTGTATATAATGGTCCTTCGAGTATTAATGTTGATGAACTGCCTGAACTCAAAAGGGTTACTCATCTGATCAGAAAACCAGATTCACAAGTGTATGATGCcctctgcaatttttcatgtttcacTCGACTTCAGAGAGCTTTTGCATACTGCATTCGTTTTATTCACAATGTAAGAGCTAAGTCTCATAGACGTACAGGTCCTGTCACTCCAAATGAACTCTCTAGTTCTGAGTTAATGATTATCAAATTGACCCAGTCTCATTTCTTCAGTTCGGAAATCCAAGTTTTAATGGATAATCGTCTGCTTAACGATAAGTCTATTCGTAAATTGAATCCCTTTCTAGATTCGTCTCAAATGATACGAGTAGGCGGTCGTCTTCTCTTTTCAGATGTTTCTTATGATCAGAAATTCCCTCTACTGTTGCCCTCAAAATCACATATTGTCAATTTATTACTTACCCGAGAACATCGAAGACTTCTACATTCTGGCCCTCAAAATACACTGTCCAATGTTAGATTGAAATTCTGGCCTCTTGATGGTCTTCGACAAATCaaacgtataatacaaaattgtcTCACTTGTTACCGTTTTAACGCACAAGTCGCTTCCCAAATCATGGCTAATCTCCCGAGGGAAAGAGTTCAAATTGCACGTCCATTTATAAACGTTGGAGTTGATTTTGGTGGTCCATTTCCAATCCAGACCTCTAAACTCAAGAGAGCTCCCCTTACTAAGGCCTATATGGCAGTGTTTGTATGTTTAGCTACTCGCGCCGTGCATGTGGAATTAATTTCCAGTCTTTCTACTGAAGCGTTCTTATTGACTCTGAAAAGATTTATCGCCCGAAGGGGTAATCCGAGtatcattttcagcgataatggCACCAACTTTCTAGGTGCGAAAAATCAATTGAAAGAACTTTCTGAGTTGCTTCTCAAAGGTGATACCTCTGAATCTATTCGCTCTTTCGCTACTTCATGTCAAATTCAATGGAAGTTTATCCCTCCACGCTCACCACACCACGGTGGTATTTGGGAAGCTGCCATAAAGAGCTTCAAATATCATCTCGTAAGAATAATGGGTAACTCCAATTTTACTTTCGAAGAACTATCCACTGTACTTTCGCAGATTGAAGCAGTGCTCAATTCACGCCCTATCTGTGCGCTCTCAGACGACCCGTCCGATTTTTCCTTTCTTACTCCCGGACACTTCCTTATTGGATCTAACTTAATGTCTTATCCTGAATTAGATCTCTCTgatattcaagaaaataaattgtcTTTGTGGAATAAATGCACAAGAATTCAGCAGCATATGTGGAAGGTTTGGACCCGCGATTATCTTAATAGGCTTCAAAATAGACCTAAATGGTTCACTCCTCAGGTAGGCATAAAGCCTGATGATCTCATCTTGCTTAAGGACGAAAACTCGCCTCCTCTCAAATGGCCTATAGCACGGGTAGTTGAGACATATCCGGGAAaggacaacaaggtaagagttgttAAGGTCAGAACTCCTGAAGGGTTATACGTTCGCTCTATTGCTAAACTGTGTCCTCTTCCTATGACTCACCTTCaagaattttaa